One genomic region from Serinus canaria isolate serCan28SL12 chromosome 7, serCan2020, whole genome shotgun sequence encodes:
- the NIF3L1 gene encoding NIF3-like protein 1 produces MPLLLPPLHRVRALGRPPVRALMNLRELVSSLNDFASPALAESWDNVGLLVEPSPPHTVNTLFLTNDLTEEVMEEAVQKKADLILSYHPPIFAPLKRVTWKTWKERLVVRALENRIGIYSPHTAYDAIPHGVNNWLTKGLGTCTSVPLHPSTAPSSPAEGTHRVEFCADAEHLDAVLSKIKDIPQISCLTTLPARVEGEEQTRVSLNCSQKALLEVVALLSQNSLLYHKTEILLLQKPLLPHTGMGRLCTLSEPLSLAATVERIKGHLQLPHVRLALGAGRTLESPVKKVALCAGSGSSVLKGTEADLYLTGEMSHHDVLDAVANGISVILCEHSNTERGFLSELRDALTIHLQNKINVIVSEKDRDPLQVA; encoded by the exons ATGCCGCTGCTCCTACCGCCTCTGCACCGCGTCCGTGCCTTGGGCCGCCCGCCCGTACGCGCCCTCATGAACCTCCGGGAGCTCGTTTCTTCCCTGAATGACTTCGCCTCCCCCGCTCTGGCTGAAAGCTGGGACAATGTGGGATTGCTGGTGGAACCAAGTCCTCCCCACACGGTGAACACCCTTTTCCTCACTAACGACCTGACTGAGGAGGTGATGGAAGAGGCAGTGCAGAAGAAAGCAGACCTCATTCTTTCTTACCACCCTCCTATATTCGCACCACTCAAGCGAGTAACGTGGAAAACCTGGAAGGAACGGCTGGTGGTCCGAGCCTTGGAGAACAGAATCGGGATTTATTCTCCACATACGGCGTACGATGCCATACCTCACGGAGTTAATAACTGGCTAACAAAGGGACTGG GCACCTGTACTTCTGTCCCACTGCATCCATCAACTGCACCAAGCTCTCCAGCTGAGGGCACTCACCGGGTAGAATTCTGTGCAGATGCTGAGCATCTGGATGCAGTGCTGTCCAAAATCAAAGACATCCCACAGATCTCTTGTCTCACTACTCTCCCAGCCAG GGTTGAAGGTGAGGAACAAACACGAGTCAGTCTGAACTGCTCTCAGAAAGCACTGCTGGAGGTGGTGGCATTATTGTCCCAGAACAGCCTTCTCTATCACAAGACTGAGATTCTCTTACTACAGAAG cctcttCTTCCCCATACTGGAATGGGACGCCTGTGCACCCTGAGCGAGCCACTCTCCTTGGCAGCCACAGTCGAGCGTATCAAagggcacctgcagctcccccacGTCCGCCTGGCCCTGGGAGCGGGCAGGACACTGG AATCACCAGTGAAGAAAGttgctctgtgtgctggttCTGGGAGCAGTGTCCTGAAGGGAACAGAAGCTGACCTCTATCTCACAG GAGAGATGTCCCACCATGATGTGCTGGATGCAGTTGCCAATGGGATAAGTGTTATTCTGTGTGAGCACAGTAACACTGAGCGAGGCTTCCTGTCAGAGCTGCGTGATGCTCTCACCATCCACCTACAGAACAAAATCAACGTCATTGTGTCTGAGAAAGACAGAGATCCTCTCCAGGTGGcatag